The following is a genomic window from Plasmodium yoelii strain 17X genome assembly, chromosome: 12.
AAAATGGTTTGCAAAATAGTGATATAAAGAGAAGAGATCATAGTGGGTCACTCCGATTCAGTGGCATGAGAAATATGAGCgatgacaaaaaaataaaccatTTGATtgaacgaaaaaaaaaaatagaaaaaagtaataaatataagaaaaaaaataatagtgtaaaaaataataaggggtgtaattttatttcacaAACTAGTTATGAAGCAAATAGTAACTCTAGTAGCGTATTGCTCGATTCAGTAAGTTCGGATTTTTCTCATAATATAAGTATTGACCAATATAATGATTCTAATAGTAAAAGGAGATCGGATAGGAAAAATGAAATGAATTATTCTAAGCACAAACGCAGTGTTAATAATTTGAAGAGGGGCGAAACAAATatgaatgaaataaataggagtataagtatatatgaaagctatgataaaataaggggtgaagaatataaaaatgataatagaGATAGAAAAGAGAAAGATATATCTTACAATAGCATAAATGATTATTCTTACcgatataaagaaaatgcgAAGAATTATAGCAGGGATGATATTAGTGTAAATAGTTATTCAAAAAATCCAGGTCAAAATCGAGCCAAAACAAAACAAGaactatataataaatatatggatGTActgaaaaatttaaaaagcGAAGAAATTGATGCATCGGtagatacaaataataatcgAACCATCGATTTGACAAATGATTTTACTAAGACACATGAAAATTCGACATCTATTTTATCATCTATGAAAACTTTACAAAAAGATAGCATATATAGTAACTTGTCGAAGTTTCGATTCAACGAAGAAATGCTCGATTATAATTGCGACCCCTTGGTAGTTATCAAGCCACTTGAAGAGTCAAATATGGAGGATAATTATTAGAAAGTAGAAAAAGTGGGAAAAGTggaaaaattggaaaaattaaaaaaatgtgaaaaaattggaaaaaattTCCTTTTCCTTTAGTGATGAAAGCATATTAAAAAACGAATGGTCTATATTGAAGTTAATGCTATTATTCTATTTATTGCATCCGTAgtttgtaaatatatattgttgtaTACAAATAATTGTTTGCACACATGAGAATCAAATTAGTTGAGTGGTTTTATTGTGTGCGAATTTATGGAGGTACctatatatttacaaaattagCATAATTCACTTGGATCGATTTATAGATATAGCGTTGGTATTTATCtacttttaatttaaaaaaaattaaaagttttttttgtgttatttttttaatataatgaATTCGATATATACAAAAGTGTGTTAATAAATGTTTAAGTAGACTTAagctatatatttttttattatattattttttattatattattttttattatattattttttattatattattttttattatattattttttattacgttattttttattacgttatttttttcttcctgTGCAATAGAATGTTGCCaccaaaattatattttgcgTTTGAacgtgcatatatatttatagtattaatgatatatatggacgtatgtatatttttttgaaaatccAACTTTTTAAATGTAACAAATTATGTTCTGTCAATTTgctttataaattaaaattcgATCGCAAACCAAGATTTATAAGCACACATATCGATTTATAAGCACGCGCATCGATTTATAGCGCTCTCTCCATATAATATAGacatgataaaaatatggttTCGTCGTGAGTTGATTTTTGTAGAAATCCATAACGTAGTATAACAAATTGTATTGTCAATAACATTTTGTATTGAAAGATTAAACaagtatattttattattttcggTTTTTAATGTTTTCTTATAATAAGAATTAAGGCGATTTGAATATAGTCATTTATAAtgttatagaaaaaataggAATATATAAATCCAAACATATGAATCAGTAACTAGAGATAATATCTTATGAATAAAAGTCACGAAAATTATTTATCTAAACGTATATGTAAGTATATTGAGTGAATGGATACAACTAATTCgtcgaaaaatataataaggcaaataattatacaaaaaaactTATATTTACAATATGCGGAGTTTTATAAAGTTGATACATATATGCACACATATTAAagaatacaaatatatatatttttgcataatacaataaatagCCATGTGCATaagcaaaatataaataataaaatataagagCACATTTATTAATGATAGCATACGTTTATTAGGATGTGTGCAAATaatgtgtatatttattggtgatatttttgtatgcatatatatacacgtTTACCATGTGATCACATTAAAATGCTaaggataatataaatacacattaaaaataaataatggtTGTATTcaaacaataatattatatgtaatatttatgaaatttaaaaaaatacgtaaaaacatatatgataaatattataagactaaagaaattaaaaaaaaatatatacatacgcATAATGTACATAAATGagaataaatgaaaattctTGCATATGATTTTATTTAGCATTTATGCACATACACTTGtgatatatacaaaaatatatgataaaaaaggGTAATAGTCCAaggatataataataaaaaaaacaggaAAAAAACTTAATTAACAAACTAATCTGATTTCATAACATCCCTTTGGCATAGAGGGCATTGTCTTCTTTGTGATAGCCACTTTTTCGCACATTTAGTATGGAAATTGTGCATGCATCTAAATTCAAAaatttcatctttttcaaCAAAATCAGATAGACAAATAGAACatgattcattttttaattttctatctgatgaatatttaaatgttGGAATTTCAGCCAAAAATGCTTTGGGAACTCCCTTTTTCTTTTTAGGTATATTTTGATGATATGGAAAGAAAAAGCAAAACCATATTATTGTAAAGAATACTCTAAATATgcatgataatataatagtcCACGAAATGAaccataaataataattttttgtgtGTTTTCTTGTGACCACCATTACAACAGTTCCTGTTATAAACcacaaataatttaataaactgAATCTTTTACTGAGTTTCCATCCCTTTGAGCTAGTAAGCCTTCGTAGCCTGATTgaggggaaaaaaaaaaaaatatatatatatatatatatatatatgtaggAGGATTAAATAGGAAATTAATTGGCTCTTATCGAatcaattatattattgtagATATGCAAATTGGGCGCGCCATTTGGTCccaaatgaatatataaattttaagtTATTTTTCGTTATAGCGAATATGGTTTCTTACGCTTCAATGTGCATCCTTTCGTTTTCAAGCTTATATTTTCTTAGTAATAGATATAAGAAAAATCGGATTGGCGCTTGTAGCAGTTGTAATATGCTATTAATAACAATCCACCATCTTAATATATCGTTGCATGAGCAATCATcccaataaataaataaatatgttaagTATGGGAATGATGTACTTATACTTATAATGGCTGATATGAGATTTATTCtttcaataaaatataaagagtCACTAGGTGCCGTAGTAATTATGTCCATTATTGGATCGGTATTGTTTTGCATCTCTTGGTCAGATGCGGTCATATAATTGTTGAcatactaaaaaaaaaaatatatgtataaagtggtaaatattttgttttctaCAATGTATGTAAATAAGTTTATATGTCATATGTTGTTCTATTTGTTATAAAcgctttatttatttatgcaaataatataaacatgTGCCAGAAAAAATGTAGGAACGTTTTTTTTGtcttatttttacaaaaagtataattgttttaaattttgaTCGCTTTTTGATAATTGCTTACATTAgacacatttttatatattcttcCGAAATATGTATGAGTGGTATTTCCTTCTTCTACCATTTTGTACGATATGCTTTAATTTAAAAGGAAGTAAAAATGTTTAATTCAGGTATTACAATTTTTCtgatttaaaagaaaaataaaaaatcaattATAAAAAGGGAGGAAATtaataagataaaaaaaaatgaagcaaattaaaagttttaattatgttatatatattatgtatatatggaTAGAACAATTCATTCTTAAACAAGTGTTTTTAAGGCacgaaaaaatattattactactatatatataatataataataataatattaaaataacactgaaaaattgtttatataaaaaaatgaattttcattgactcaaaaaattaaacgataaaataaataaagaaaattaattctttaaaaaaatgaaaaatatatgctattcataatattaaaatgtatGGATAAATGCtttgtataaaatttaaaattatatatatatatatatattatatgtgatatatattaatgcgTATTATcatgtatattttatatatacaaaaaatatatataataaaatacttgGTATATTTGCACACGTAAATATAagtttgtaaaaaaataacaaaaataacaaaaataacaaaaataacaaaaatatatttcagcGTCAATTGTATAAAATCATACAAAACattaaattaaattgaaataatataatgtcgcaaaataaaaattcacaATTTTGagtttaaaattaatttaaaatttctcacatcataaaaatataggaCAATGTTTTATATAGTCATTAATGGTATTACTTGAAATGATATACAATATGCGAATCAGGGAATGATGATTTAATTGCGTATATTTTTTCCTCTCTTATCAATTTTTAAGAAAGTATATTTAAaggaataaaatataataaaaatgtgaaaatcATAAATGATaagaaattgaaaatatgaaaacttaaaaaaaaaattgaaaataaaaggtctaaggaaaaataaataaattttgttttCTCTCTTTTTTACCCCAGCCCACAAGTGAATAATTCTTTCTCAAGCAATTAAATcttcaaaaaaaaacgaatatataaatatatgtttgtttatttaattaaactAAATATcgattttaaaatatatatggaaCTATGGATAAGAGGTTAAAAGAAAACACAAGTATTCtacatatttaaaaagaGGACAATGAGAATTATAAGCATTATCAAATATACATTATATGTGCTATGCACATACGTGTGTATAAAAgtgtattatataatatattaaataaaggagtatttttattttttcccattttttaacacattatcattattttgttcgaatattttataaataacagGAATAAACCTTGACCATTGTTCATTTTAAGGCACTTAGTATTTCTATTTAGCAATTATAGTATGATGCAAATGTgcgtatgtatatatactcgcctaattttaaaagaaaaatgggaaaaataaaatacgatatattttataatatatatatagcttTTTAAAGCTTGTCGCcttatcataaaatataggtGGCACAAAAGAcaatatatttgataaaatttaAAGGAAAATCAGggggaaaaaataatatatgtatatataataaataaaattaaagacttcgaaaaaatatacaaatttacAATCAATTTTCAATTTAAATTCGGGCATATCtcttattaataatatatgtataataataaaaaaaaattaaaggcTTCGAACAAATGTACAAATTTACAATCAATTTTCAATTTAAATTCGGGCATTCtcttattaataatatatgcataataataaaaaagattaAAGGCTTCGAACAAATGTACAATTTACAATAAATTTTCAATTTAAATTCGGGCATATATATCTCTTattttaacattattttggtaaataattttgtgcgtatataattattaaaaattattatttgggCTATGAccatgttattttttttattacaaaataGTAATCATAATATTGCTTTATTTCGAATATTTGAATATAGaggaataaatataataaaaaaaaatgatatttaaatGTGTTCCATTAAAAGTAATGCTATTGTTTATAGTGTATGTATGAGTGGTATATTACGAGACGTGGGGCTAAGAGTATTcacaataaatataatatgaattagtATACCATAAAAATAACGTAATGTCaacataaattttatagCACCTTAAAATGGTCCTATTGGCAATTTAATCACATGATTTATGTGCATATATCCAATAAGCTATTTATAGAATAGGAGATAAAATATAGTTTTATACATacatgtataaatatatactacATTGTTGTACTATTATACTGCAAGCCATGGTATGTAGGCATAGCACAAATCTGAAGgaacatttttttcttatggaataaaaaaatagcataagaaaaaaattacttatacataaaaaacaaaaataataaaatgcatgagcaattttatatatatgtgtgtgtttAAATATTCAAAGATTTATAAAAGTGGATACGTGCAcatgtatttaaaaatttaaataatttttcgttaatataatatttataattgaaTTGATACCCAGGCATTTTTGTTTtcaattgttatttttttcttcatcttgttcgtttttattttgttcatctTTTTCGTTTGCTTTTTCTGATTTTGAATCTTGTGCCGATGCGGATCCTTCTGATGCTTCAACTTCAGATCCAGACTCAACTTCTTCCGAATCGTCATCTTTTGGTCTTCTTGTGATTTCTGCATTTCGTCGTTCAACTTCTTCTTGTGTTGGGATATATCGTGATCGGCCTTTGGGCAATCTCTTTTTAGTCCTTTGCttatttttgttcattttgtccttttaataataatattgtttGTAACctgttaaaataaatatgtaatgaATTATGTATTTTTCCAAATATCCATGTGAGTTTATGACAGTATTCCGTCCACAACGAAATGAAATATACACGCTTATAATGTATATACCCTGCACTAAATTGATAGgatattaaaatttaatagtGTTTTTTATAgcttaataattatttattatttttttttaagtagaaagcataaatatgttaagtatatataatagtgtgctataaataaatttatgtacatatattttttttcgtatttttatttatgctTACGTTGCTTATTTTTGTGGGAATATGATATAAAAGGGAAATATTTGTTTCTTTACAAAACTTAAAATTTGTTATGAAGTATTAACCAAGGAATTTTAATACTAAATATAATGTCgctatataatttataaagggggaaaaataataaaattaaattcgTTTTTAACTTAggaatgaaaaaattaaacaaataaaataaatactgcctttacatatattatatacataaaaattgtgGCGCAAAAAAATCAAACAAAAATAGCAAGccgttttattatttcatttttcccGATAATTTACAACGACGCGCATTTATTACTATGGGTAAAcgaatattaatttaaatccaAATATGGATTTTATGTTACGCATGATATCACTATTTAAAGAAATCGGAAAAAACTCCTAAAAttctttttaatatatttatatatacatataaaaaccgaacaaattaaatatagaaaacCTGGTATACATgggaaatatataacatatataattatttttattttgtaaaatatgaAAGTTATTTACacctaatatattttttggttttatttctacattttttgtagttatatatgtatttgtatatttactattatgtatatttggATGCTCATGCTGATTTATCTTTTAGTCgattaaaattatgttaaAATGCTATTATATAGAGATGCGAAGCAGGaagtaataatgataaaaatgaagatagaAGAAAAttagcaaaaaaaaatataaatggcACCAAGTCAAACACAGCGTAGTATATATTACTAAATAATATAGTAGTGGTGACACAAtagtataatttatttcttctATAGTGTaccatattatattgttttattatattttcaaaattgtatatatatataatgagtTCGTaaccatattatattaaaaacgCGATTAAATTACCTTTTCCGTCAGAAAAAACATTATACGAATTATTAGTTtgattttgttttattatacatatattggATGGTTATAcaattgttatatatatatttttttttgttcgaaaattatattattttgatctTTGGTTTTAAAGcttaattgttttaaaattgCTTTATTAAATGAAGCTTTGATTTTTAGTGAATACATTCGCTGATGTGACAATTAGCTATacacataaaataatatctatataaattgtatataattataaaaaattggtGTACAtttagttttttttcttatattaatgaaaaaaaatattatcaagaATATAATAAGGTCATATTTTATAGAGAAATAATTAGTACCACAACATTATAGTAAGATCGGAACGGATTCTGCCGTATAGATATAGTTACATGTATTCCGAAGaatatcttatatatttatatataatttcagaataaaattcaaaaaataagaaaatattgtatttttgaatgcaattttatatatggaTGCAAATTTGGTATTTTTTTGTCACACATAAATCcttatatttcttttaatatgCGCATATTTctgataatattatttattagcacaaataaattaatgtccATATAATATggttaaaattattttttattaataaaaattgtccgaataaaaatttgatattatatatgtataaattcatatataaaacattaggaattattatatgttttattaaaattttttatatttaaaaaaaactataCATTAGTGtgattatatgtataataattatttatgcaTTGTATATCTGTCTGTTTgtgtgttatatattttgaataaataAGCGGCGATGGATATATGGGATACTGATTATGAAAAAACCATTGAAACGGgaaaagaaattaaaaaaatattgagaaaaaatgaaaatgatcgAAAAAAGGCTAAAAACAGAGCAATATTGAGGGGGAAAATAGCCGaatttaatcaaaatatgaaatttttAATACATCAATTAAACaatgattatataaaaaatgatataagaTATAAATCAAATGAAGAGAAATATATGAGTAAAGTAGACTTCCTAGAAACAATGAAAAAAGATATATCAGAACTGTACGAAGAATATGGAACGAATAATGAATCGGTAAGATATAACTGAGCTGTTAATATTctaatgtgtatatatgtgtgtaaactcaattaaaaaaaaattaagggTGTTATGGCCACGCAAGTATTGCTCataattttcttcattttattattattatttcaatttttttagaaCACTTCGTATAACATAACGATGGATTTTGTAAACAATTTTGATAGCAGAGATGGGTCATATATAACTGATATAAGCAGAGAAGAGTTGATGTTAAAACAACATAATATAATGAGATTGCAAGATGAACAACTTGAATTTCTTGAAGGAACAAcacaaaatttaaaaagtattagctataatataaataacgaAATACAAGTacataatgaaatattagaTGATATAGATAGAGATATGGATGAAACAAGTGATTTATTGGATAGAAATAGAAACATTTTTACCAGAATTACTAACAGTACGagtaattattatttgtacatgttaatttgtttattaacAGTTACACTTTTCTTTTTGATCATAATACTTTAGTTGTTTTATTCAACTATGTTAATTATATTGACGATATTGTTTTGTTGGCTTTGTTATTTAAATTGAaagttatatatttcaatattaatataaatagcaTCGAGAAAGGAAAcgtaaaaataattttaaccAATTTTGGGCATGCGTGcgtgtatgtatatatatatatatat
Proteins encoded in this region:
- a CDS encoding RING zinc finger protein, putative; translated protein: MVEEGNTTHTYFGRIYKNVSNYVNNYMTASDQEMQNNTDPIMDIITTAPSDSLYFIERINLISAIISISTSFPYLTYLFIYWDDCSCNDILRWWIVINSILQLLQAPIRFFLYLLLRKYKLENERMHIEALRRLTSSKGWKLSKRFSLLNYLWFITGTVVMVVTRKHTKNYYLWFISWTIILSCIFRVFFTIIWFCFFFPYHQNIPKKKKGVPKAFLAEIPTFKYSSDRKLKNESCSICLSDFVEKDEIFEFRCMHNFHTKCAKKWLSQRRQCPLCQRDVMKSD
- a CDS encoding SNARE protein, putative; the protein is MDIWDTDYEKTIETGKEIKKILRKNENDRKKAKNRAILRGKIAEFNQNMKFLIHQLNNDYIKNDIRYKSNEEKYMSKVDFLETMKKDISELYEEYGTNNESNTSYNITMDFVNNFDSRDGSYITDISREELMLKQHNIMRLQDEQLEFLEGTTQNLKSISYNINNEIQVHNEILDDIDRDMDETSDLLDRNRNIFTRITNSTSNYYLYMLICLLTVTLFFLIIIL